A part of Lujinxingia sediminis genomic DNA contains:
- a CDS encoding glutamine--tRNA ligase/YqeY domain fusion protein: MTNPSDTPTPSNFIHDIIDADLEAGRVVNVVTRFPPEPNGYLHIGHAKSIVLNFGIAQKYGGQCHLRFDDTNPLTEDEEYVASIQNDVRWLGYDWGEHLYFASNYFEKMYACAVHLVKEGKAYVDSQSQEEIRQMRGTLTEAGRPSPHRDRSVEENLELLEKMRAGAFGDGEHVLRAKIDMSNPNMLMRDPLIYRIRHATHHNTGDDWCIYPMYDFAHALEDAVEGITHSICTLEFENNRELYDWVIANCPVESEPHQYEFARLNLGYTVMSKRKLLQLVRDEVVEGWDDPRMPTIAGMRRRGVPPEALRNFCQLIGVAKANSTVDIQLLEYAIRDVLNMKAPRVMAVIDPVKVVITNYPEGQVEWLDADYFPHDVPLEGTRKVPFSRELYIERDDYLEDAPKKWYRLKPGAEVRLRYGYYITCEEAIYGEDGELKELRCTYDPESSGGSTPDGRKVRGTIHWVSAAEAKPATFNLYDRLFTVERPDGDADVDFQDYLNPESLVVARGYIEPSVVDDADDVRYQFERQGYFWRDASTDEDVLVFNRIVGLRDSWSKQQKKDEPKQATPKPKAEKSAKDAGAKASSSDDRPNKRPASYERDQARAANPELAERQVRYGQELGLSEDDADLLSGDMDLAVFFEAALVAYEHPASVAPWIVNEVLPLVPEEQTVATLALSAEDVAALVKMVDADRITTAVSREVLAAVLEGAGDPETIVAERGLEKVSDAASLEPVIDEVMASNPDNVARYREGKTTLLGFFIGQVMRATGGAADAVKVREMLERKLGEG, from the coding sequence ATGACAAACCCCTCCGACACCCCGACGCCTTCGAACTTCATCCACGACATCATCGACGCTGACCTGGAGGCCGGGCGCGTCGTCAACGTGGTGACGCGTTTTCCGCCCGAGCCCAACGGCTACCTGCATATCGGCCACGCCAAGTCGATCGTGCTCAACTTCGGCATCGCGCAGAAGTACGGCGGCCAGTGTCATCTTCGCTTCGATGATACCAACCCGCTCACCGAGGATGAGGAGTACGTCGCCTCGATTCAGAACGACGTGCGTTGGCTGGGCTATGACTGGGGCGAGCATCTTTATTTTGCGTCGAATTACTTTGAGAAGATGTACGCCTGTGCTGTGCACCTGGTGAAAGAGGGTAAGGCCTACGTCGACAGCCAGAGTCAGGAGGAGATCCGCCAGATGCGCGGCACGCTCACCGAGGCCGGCCGTCCCAGCCCTCACCGCGATCGCAGCGTGGAGGAGAACCTCGAGCTGCTCGAGAAGATGCGCGCCGGGGCGTTTGGCGATGGCGAGCATGTGCTGCGCGCGAAGATCGACATGAGCAACCCCAACATGCTCATGCGTGATCCGCTGATCTACCGGATCCGCCACGCCACCCACCACAACACCGGCGACGACTGGTGCATCTACCCGATGTACGACTTCGCCCACGCGCTCGAAGACGCGGTTGAGGGGATCACCCACTCGATCTGCACCCTGGAGTTTGAGAACAACCGCGAGCTCTATGACTGGGTGATCGCCAACTGCCCGGTGGAGAGCGAGCCGCATCAGTATGAGTTTGCGCGGCTCAACCTGGGCTACACGGTGATGAGCAAGCGCAAACTTCTGCAGCTCGTGCGCGATGAGGTTGTGGAAGGCTGGGATGATCCGCGTATGCCCACCATCGCCGGGATGCGACGTCGCGGGGTGCCACCGGAGGCGCTGCGCAACTTCTGCCAGCTCATCGGCGTGGCCAAGGCCAACAGCACCGTCGACATTCAGCTGCTGGAATACGCGATCCGCGATGTGCTCAATATGAAGGCGCCGCGGGTCATGGCGGTCATCGATCCGGTTAAGGTCGTGATCACCAACTATCCCGAAGGTCAGGTGGAGTGGCTCGATGCCGACTACTTCCCCCACGATGTGCCGCTGGAAGGCACGCGCAAGGTGCCCTTTAGCCGCGAGCTCTACATTGAGCGCGACGACTACCTGGAGGACGCTCCGAAGAAGTGGTACCGGCTCAAGCCCGGGGCGGAGGTGCGCCTGCGCTACGGCTACTACATCACCTGCGAGGAGGCGATTTACGGGGAGGACGGCGAGCTCAAAGAGCTGCGCTGCACCTACGACCCGGAGTCGAGCGGGGGGTCGACGCCGGACGGGCGTAAGGTCCGCGGAACGATCCACTGGGTGAGTGCGGCTGAGGCGAAGCCGGCTACCTTCAACCTTTACGATCGCCTCTTCACGGTGGAGCGTCCCGACGGCGACGCGGACGTCGATTTTCAAGACTACCTCAACCCGGAGTCGCTGGTCGTGGCCCGGGGCTATATTGAGCCCAGCGTGGTCGATGACGCCGATGACGTGCGCTACCAGTTTGAGCGTCAGGGGTACTTCTGGCGCGACGCGAGCACGGACGAGGATGTGCTGGTCTTTAACCGCATCGTGGGGCTTCGGGACTCCTGGTCGAAGCAGCAGAAAAAGGACGAGCCGAAGCAGGCAACGCCAAAGCCGAAGGCCGAGAAGTCCGCAAAGGACGCGGGTGCGAAGGCCTCGTCGAGCGATGATCGTCCGAATAAGCGCCCGGCTTCCTATGAGCGCGACCAGGCTCGCGCGGCCAACCCGGAGTTGGCTGAGCGTCAGGTGCGCTACGGTCAGGAGCTGGGGTTGAGTGAGGACGACGCAGATCTTCTCAGCGGCGATATGGACCTGGCCGTCTTCTTTGAGGCGGCGCTTGTTGCCTACGAGCACCCGGCGTCTGTGGCACCCTGGATCGTCAACGAGGTGCTGCCGCTGGTGCCCGAGGAGCAGACTGTCGCCACGCTCGCGCTCTCGGCGGAGGATGTGGCGGCGCTGGTGAAGATGGTTGACGCCGACCGCATCACCACCGCGGTCAGTCGCGAGGTACTTGCCGCGGTGCTGGAGGGGGCCGGCGATCCGGAGACGATTGTGGCCGAGCGGGGCCTGGAGAAGGTCAGCGACGCGGCCTCTCTGGAGCCTGTGATCGACGAGGTGATGGCCAGCAACCCCGATAACGTGGCGCGTTACCGCGAGGGCAAGACCACGTTGCTGGGCTTTTTCATCGGGCAGGTGATGCGCGCCACCGGCGGCGCGGCCGACGCGGTGAAGGTGCGCGAGATGCTCGAGCGCAAGCTGGGCGAAGGCTGA